One genomic window of Vidua macroura isolate BioBank_ID:100142 chromosome 16, ASM2450914v1, whole genome shotgun sequence includes the following:
- the IL4R gene encoding interleukin-4 receptor subunit alpha isoform X1 codes for MARLPSAAPYTLWILFFSYTTNEVLTAGHVQEFACFTDYDKELVCQWKVPAQTNCSKEFVLCYSKETSSVSNTCVPENEKDSLRCTCTIYPEYFVLGLTYILALQFNGTDSWNYNVTPALVVKPRAPKNLAIEKAENGNFNLSWEESYSHPSFLSGQPVIYEVKYWRKQHPTEVSVKAINYQAKSFEITASSLKRGYDYVASLRCNYVDYPAYWSEWSEEVEFRYDYQVKAEDILQMAVPTSCILILAGSIICYFCFTKVKKEWWDQIPNPAKSQLVVKNVKFSVLCYFDEIKFPFQDLKQSHMEQQISCKNCLAQSLSSQNFNGKDNIRNVEKSCSCHSKSEEWLPKGSSAVLTPDTIPVEECIEICVCLTDSETESQEETGNQITMSEPYESSIGAFREHPEHNELLANMFDALLANENNMPDNEGPNIPTAERKTLESIGSENPSQQNPKESAAQSPQPCDISHTAPLFTKASQDDYNCSTASKESELSEESFESGYQSSSINSASLDARDLQQMVHQSLFLCSSESELDSCVLIQESTIKSLFGTKTDRINSPAYKSFDTLVSASMGLCGSAYKSYDTLLSPSLEPCGSAYRSFNMLVSACKEPSSSAYKSFNALMSQSMADSSLTLGFESVPSSPPVRQLSETPGCSCRDQSAQPASNQLCCNNYRSPSTELDFPSTCSEHSDFPSFSTHANEGASAFLSEEEMHKQVIYQNVQRKGNIISCPITPQPSGCQPFGSAGKCNGLYWDSDNEVMSTSLYESFINLCSNLSEVPPDPAIYESDPRIKDSVCLTVQGSDCTIVPGLASSENDTQTSDGSSWINSIYDLYGDSNDENTSRDEQLLHLLEMKCQDLNSRERATKATKWKSFNPTGKVMQEGGDNRLKY; via the exons ATGGCAAGACTCCCAAGTGCTGCACCATATACCCTGTGGatccttttcttttcatataCAACAAATGAAG TTTTGACTGCAGGACACGTACAAGAATTTGCATGCTTCACTGACTATGACAAAGAACTGGTTTGTCAATGGAAGGTGCCTGCACAAACCAATTGCTCCAAAGAATTCGTGCTCTGCTACAGCAAGGAAACTTCTTCTGTGTC AAACACGTGTGTTCCTGAGAATGAAAAAGACAGTTTAAGGTGCACTTGTACAATATATCCGGAATATTTTGTATTAGGCCTCACGTATATTCTAGCCCTACAGTTCAATGGCACTGATTCGTGGAATTACAATGTAACACCAGCCCTTGTTG TTAAGCCGAGAGCCCCCAAAAATCTTGCCATTGAGAAAGCTGAAAATGGTAATTTCAATCTGAGTTGGGAGGAGAGCTACTCTCATCCATCCTTTCTCTCTGGACAGCCAGTCATCTATGAAGTGAAATACTGGAGGAAGCAGCACCCGACAGAG gttTCTGTAAAAGCAATTAACTACCAGGCAAAAAGCTTTGAGATTACTGCAAGCTCCTTGAAGAGAGGCTACGATTATGTTGCAAGTCTCAGGTGTAACTACGTGGACTACCCAGCCTACTGGAGTGAATGGAGTGAAGAAGTTGAATTTCGCTATG ATTACCAGGTGAAGGCTGAAGACATTCTGCAGATGGCTGTGCCCACATCCTGCATACTGATCTTGGCAGGATCCATAATTTGTTACTTCTGTTTCACCAA AGTGAAGAAAGAATGGTGGGatcaaatcccaaatccagcaaAGAGCCAATTGGTTGTAAAAAATGTCAAG TTTTCAGTTTTGTGCTACTTTGATGAAATTAAGTTCCCGTTCCAGGACTTAAAGCAAAGTCACATGGAACAACAAAT AAGCTGCAAGAACTGTCTGGCTCAAAGTTTGTCAAGCCAAAACTTCAACGGAAAAGATAACATCAGAAATGTTGAGAAATCTTGCAGTTGCCACAGCAAGTCTGAAGAGTGGTTGCcaaaaggcagcagtgcagtTTTAACCCCTGATACAATACCAGTTGAAGAGTGTATAGAAATCTGTGTATGTTTAACAGACAGTGAAACTGAGAGTCAAGAAGAAACTGGCAACCAGATCACCATGTCTGAGCCTTATGAGAGCAGCATTGGTGCTTTCAGAGAGCACCCTGAACACAATGAGTTACTAGCTAACATGTTTGATGCACTCCTGGCAAATGAAAACAACATGCCAGACAATGAAGGCCCAAACATCCCCACAGCTGAGAGGAAAACCTTAGAGAGCATTGGGTCAGAAAATCCATCACAGCAAAATCCAAAAGAAAGTGCAGCCCAGAGTCCACAACCATGTGATATTTCTCATACAGCTCCCCTTTTCACCAAAGCCTCTCAAGATGACTACAATTGTAGTACAGCCAGCAAAGAGTCAGAATTATCAGAAGAATCCTTTGAATCTGGCTATCAGAGCTCCAGCATAAATTCTGCTTCTCTGGATGCAAGAGACCTTCAACAAATGGTTCATCAAAGCCTTTTTCTATGTAGTTCTGAAAGTGAGCTTGACTCTTGTGTCCTGATCCAGGAGTCTACAATTAAATCATTGTTTGGAACCAAAACAGACAGAATAAACAGCCCTGCATACAAGAGTTTTGATACCCTTGTATCTGCATCCATGGGATTGTGTGGTTCTGCCTACAAGAGCTATGACACCCTtttgtctccatccctggaaccCTGTGGCTCTGCCTACAGGAGCTTTAATATGCTTGTGTCTGCATGCAAGGAGCCAAGCAGCTCTGCATACAAGAGCTTCAATGCCCTCATGTCTCAGTCGATGGCTGACAGTAGCCTGACTCTGGGCTTTGAAAGCGTGCCTTCCTCACCGCCTGTGAGACAGTTGTCAGAGACGCCCGGATGCAGCTGCAGAGATCAAAGTGCTCAGCCTGCTAGCAATCAGTTGTGTTGTAACAACTACAGATCTCCCAGCACTGAGCTTGATTTTCCAAGCACCTGTTCAGAACATTCTGATTTTCCATCTTTCTCCACACATGCAAATGAAGgtgcttcagcttttctttcagaggaagaaatgcATAAGCAAGTAATATATCAAAATGTTCAAAGGAAAGGCAATATAATTTCTTGCCCCATTACACCTCAGCCATCTGGCTGTCAGCCTTTTGGTAGTGCAGGTAAATGTAATGGTCTATACTGGGACAGTGACAATGAGGTTATGTCTACATCTCTATATGAATCCTTTATTAATCTGTGCAGCAACCTGAGTGAAGTACCTCCAGATCCTGCAATCTATGAATCGGACCCAAGGATAAAGGACAGTGTGTGTTTGACTGTTCAGGGTTCTGACTGCACCATTGTCCCGGGTTTAGCATCTAGTGAGAATGACACACAGACTAGTGATGGCAGCTCTTGGATCAACAGCATTTACGATCTGTATGGTGATAGCAATGATGAAAATACCAGCAGAGATGAACAGCTGTTGCACTTACTAGAAATGAAATGTCAAGATttaaacagcagagaaagagctACAAAGGCaacaaaatggaaaagcttTAACCCTACTGGTAAAGTAATGCAAGAGGGTGGTGATAACAGGCTAAAATACTGA
- the IL4R gene encoding interleukin-4 receptor subunit alpha isoform X2 yields MTKNWFVNGRCLHKPIAPKNSCSATARKLLLCLKPRAPKNLAIEKAENGNFNLSWEESYSHPSFLSGQPVIYEVKYWRKQHPTEVSVKAINYQAKSFEITASSLKRGYDYVASLRCNYVDYPAYWSEWSEEVEFRYDYQVKAEDILQMAVPTSCILILAGSIICYFCFTKVKKEWWDQIPNPAKSQLVVKNVKFSVLCYFDEIKFPFQDLKQSHMEQQISCKNCLAQSLSSQNFNGKDNIRNVEKSCSCHSKSEEWLPKGSSAVLTPDTIPVEECIEICVCLTDSETESQEETGNQITMSEPYESSIGAFREHPEHNELLANMFDALLANENNMPDNEGPNIPTAERKTLESIGSENPSQQNPKESAAQSPQPCDISHTAPLFTKASQDDYNCSTASKESELSEESFESGYQSSSINSASLDARDLQQMVHQSLFLCSSESELDSCVLIQESTIKSLFGTKTDRINSPAYKSFDTLVSASMGLCGSAYKSYDTLLSPSLEPCGSAYRSFNMLVSACKEPSSSAYKSFNALMSQSMADSSLTLGFESVPSSPPVRQLSETPGCSCRDQSAQPASNQLCCNNYRSPSTELDFPSTCSEHSDFPSFSTHANEGASAFLSEEEMHKQVIYQNVQRKGNIISCPITPQPSGCQPFGSAGKCNGLYWDSDNEVMSTSLYESFINLCSNLSEVPPDPAIYESDPRIKDSVCLTVQGSDCTIVPGLASSENDTQTSDGSSWINSIYDLYGDSNDENTSRDEQLLHLLEMKCQDLNSRERATKATKWKSFNPTGKVMQEGGDNRLKY; encoded by the exons ATGACAAAGAACTGGTTTGTCAATGGAAGGTGCCTGCACAAACCAATTGCTCCAAAGAATTCGTGCTCTGCTACAGCAAGGAAACTTCTTCTGTGTC TTAAGCCGAGAGCCCCCAAAAATCTTGCCATTGAGAAAGCTGAAAATGGTAATTTCAATCTGAGTTGGGAGGAGAGCTACTCTCATCCATCCTTTCTCTCTGGACAGCCAGTCATCTATGAAGTGAAATACTGGAGGAAGCAGCACCCGACAGAG gttTCTGTAAAAGCAATTAACTACCAGGCAAAAAGCTTTGAGATTACTGCAAGCTCCTTGAAGAGAGGCTACGATTATGTTGCAAGTCTCAGGTGTAACTACGTGGACTACCCAGCCTACTGGAGTGAATGGAGTGAAGAAGTTGAATTTCGCTATG ATTACCAGGTGAAGGCTGAAGACATTCTGCAGATGGCTGTGCCCACATCCTGCATACTGATCTTGGCAGGATCCATAATTTGTTACTTCTGTTTCACCAA AGTGAAGAAAGAATGGTGGGatcaaatcccaaatccagcaaAGAGCCAATTGGTTGTAAAAAATGTCAAG TTTTCAGTTTTGTGCTACTTTGATGAAATTAAGTTCCCGTTCCAGGACTTAAAGCAAAGTCACATGGAACAACAAAT AAGCTGCAAGAACTGTCTGGCTCAAAGTTTGTCAAGCCAAAACTTCAACGGAAAAGATAACATCAGAAATGTTGAGAAATCTTGCAGTTGCCACAGCAAGTCTGAAGAGTGGTTGCcaaaaggcagcagtgcagtTTTAACCCCTGATACAATACCAGTTGAAGAGTGTATAGAAATCTGTGTATGTTTAACAGACAGTGAAACTGAGAGTCAAGAAGAAACTGGCAACCAGATCACCATGTCTGAGCCTTATGAGAGCAGCATTGGTGCTTTCAGAGAGCACCCTGAACACAATGAGTTACTAGCTAACATGTTTGATGCACTCCTGGCAAATGAAAACAACATGCCAGACAATGAAGGCCCAAACATCCCCACAGCTGAGAGGAAAACCTTAGAGAGCATTGGGTCAGAAAATCCATCACAGCAAAATCCAAAAGAAAGTGCAGCCCAGAGTCCACAACCATGTGATATTTCTCATACAGCTCCCCTTTTCACCAAAGCCTCTCAAGATGACTACAATTGTAGTACAGCCAGCAAAGAGTCAGAATTATCAGAAGAATCCTTTGAATCTGGCTATCAGAGCTCCAGCATAAATTCTGCTTCTCTGGATGCAAGAGACCTTCAACAAATGGTTCATCAAAGCCTTTTTCTATGTAGTTCTGAAAGTGAGCTTGACTCTTGTGTCCTGATCCAGGAGTCTACAATTAAATCATTGTTTGGAACCAAAACAGACAGAATAAACAGCCCTGCATACAAGAGTTTTGATACCCTTGTATCTGCATCCATGGGATTGTGTGGTTCTGCCTACAAGAGCTATGACACCCTtttgtctccatccctggaaccCTGTGGCTCTGCCTACAGGAGCTTTAATATGCTTGTGTCTGCATGCAAGGAGCCAAGCAGCTCTGCATACAAGAGCTTCAATGCCCTCATGTCTCAGTCGATGGCTGACAGTAGCCTGACTCTGGGCTTTGAAAGCGTGCCTTCCTCACCGCCTGTGAGACAGTTGTCAGAGACGCCCGGATGCAGCTGCAGAGATCAAAGTGCTCAGCCTGCTAGCAATCAGTTGTGTTGTAACAACTACAGATCTCCCAGCACTGAGCTTGATTTTCCAAGCACCTGTTCAGAACATTCTGATTTTCCATCTTTCTCCACACATGCAAATGAAGgtgcttcagcttttctttcagaggaagaaatgcATAAGCAAGTAATATATCAAAATGTTCAAAGGAAAGGCAATATAATTTCTTGCCCCATTACACCTCAGCCATCTGGCTGTCAGCCTTTTGGTAGTGCAGGTAAATGTAATGGTCTATACTGGGACAGTGACAATGAGGTTATGTCTACATCTCTATATGAATCCTTTATTAATCTGTGCAGCAACCTGAGTGAAGTACCTCCAGATCCTGCAATCTATGAATCGGACCCAAGGATAAAGGACAGTGTGTGTTTGACTGTTCAGGGTTCTGACTGCACCATTGTCCCGGGTTTAGCATCTAGTGAGAATGACACACAGACTAGTGATGGCAGCTCTTGGATCAACAGCATTTACGATCTGTATGGTGATAGCAATGATGAAAATACCAGCAGAGATGAACAGCTGTTGCACTTACTAGAAATGAAATGTCAAGATttaaacagcagagaaagagctACAAAGGCaacaaaatggaaaagcttTAACCCTACTGGTAAAGTAATGCAAGAGGGTGGTGATAACAGGCTAAAATACTGA
- the IL21R gene encoding interleukin-21 receptor, whose amino-acid sequence MKNKLWLQNIFFCLLFQYTMCCESLTCFVDYVETLSCILRNELGASSYNLTATWVPEEDPENTVAACSLLQLSRNTSHIQYMCTVDMTELLADTKVQVDVTEIADRHHVLSKVFYLSDNIKPQPPFNLTALFSEGYNISWETIYQNSSFYFLNEELEYQLRYKRRTDTWETQKIKAVHEDKRTLVILPWELQANTEYEFQVRARPREDSGYGGFWSEWSSPLSLKTSPTAVTQTAGTEWLLLFGIVVAIMALITTFLAKQQSLWKKMACIPDPAPFFKPLYMAHNGDFKKWVGASHMKMTFDFFEWGIVLPEVLEVYTMHPSNSTPQEELHELRKNLSCKPCVSCLTTPGHGSQSLWHSVNSCGGTEDQSYGHLSIDTVTVADEFTSCNCHCNHVYREHEHTNKQDDSAGEHGYPKVNLDEEDRKMSSDLHLADLSTQDKILASGSVSTDHLRSTSVPVNQQGERGVEGGVGSILEALCLQPYQWDLENPGSLPSPDGESVSYSEGSYDFFPHNTKPGDSYPLICVDLDTIDSGFVDSDCGSPVDSEFGQNSQTICGPIPLEQEGQDFTRSYVKQWVSCRSESPISGTQTN is encoded by the exons ATGAAGAACAAACTGTGGCtccagaatattttcttctgccttttatTCCAGTACA CTATGTGTTGTGAAAGCCTCACTTGTTTTGTGGACTATGTAGAGACCCTGTCCTGTATCCTGCGAAATGAGTTGGGTGCCAGTTCATACAATCTCACTGCTACATG GGTTCCTGAGGAAGATCCAGAAAATACTGTGGCTGCCTGCAGTCTCCTGCAATTGTCAAGAAACACCAGTCACATACAGTACATGTGCACTGTGGACATGACTGAACTCCTGGCAGATACCAAAGTCCAGGTGGATGTTACAGAGATAGCTGATAGGCATCATGTGCTTTCCAAAGTCTTTTATTTGTCAGACAACA TAAAACCACAGCCTCCATTCAACCTGACCGCTTTGTTCTCAGAGGGTTACAATATTTCTTGGGAAACCATCTACCAGAACTCTTCCTTCTACTTTTTGAATGAGGAGCTGGAATATCAGCTGCGTTACAAAAGAAGAACTGATACCTGGGAG ACTCAGAAGATTAAAGCTGTTCATGAAGATAAACGGACATTGGTAATCCTGCCGTGGGAACTACAGGCGAACACTGAGTACGAGTTCCAAGTGAGAGCTCGACCCCGGGAAGACAGTGGCTATGGTGGTTTTTGGAGTGAATGGAGTTCTCCGCTGTCATTGAAAACCAGCCCTACCG cagtgacacagacaGCAGGCACGGAATGGCTGTTGCTGTTTGGTATTGTCGTGGCAATCATGGCCTTAATCACAACATTTCTGGCCAAACAGCAGAG cttgTGGAAGAAGATGGCTTGCATCCCAGACCCTGCTCCCTTTTTCAAACCTCTTTACATGGCTCATAATGGAGATTTTAAG aagTGGGTTGGTGCATCCCATATGAAAATGACCTTTGATTTCTTTGAATGGGGAATAGTCCTTCCAGAAGTCCTAGAAGTTTACACCATGCATCCTTCCAACAGCACCCCACAGGAAGAGCTGCATGAGCTAAGAAAGAATCTGTCTTGCAAGCCCTGTGTGTCTTGCCTGACTACCCCAGGTCATGGTAGCCAGTCGCTGTGGCATAGTGTAAACAGTTGTGGTGGGACTGAGGACCAGTCATATGGGCACTTGTCAATTGATACAGTGACTGTGGCTGATGAATTTACATCTTGTAACTGCCACTGCAACCATGTGTACAGGGAACATGAGCATACCAACAAGCAAGATGATAGTGCTGGAGAACACGGTTACCCCAAGGTTAACCTTGATGAGGAAGACAGAAAGATGTCTAGTGACTTGCATTTGGCTGATCTGAGTACACAGGACAAGATACTTGCTTCAGGCTCTGTGTCCACAGACCACCTGAGGAGCACAAGTGTCCCAGTCAACCAGCAAGGAGAAAGGGGAGTGGAAGGAGGGGTGGGGAGCATCCTAGAAGCCCTTTGCTTGCAGCCTTATCAGTGGGATTTGGAAAATCCAGGTTCTCTACCTTCTCCTGATGGTGAAAGTGTTTCCTACAGTGAAGGCTCCTATGACTTCTTCCCTCACAATACAAAGCCTGGTGACAGTTATCCTTTGATCTGTGTAGATTTGGACACTATTGACAGTGGCTTTGTGGACTCAGACTGTGGAAGTCCAGTTGACTCTGAATTTGGGCAAAACAGTCAGACCATTTGTGGGCCCATCCCTCTTGAGCAGGAGGGGCAAGATTTTACACGGAGCTACGTTAAGCAGTGGGTCTCCTGTCGCTCTGAGAGCCCTATCAGTGGGACACAGACAAACTAA